The genomic DNA GAGAGAAAGCTGCCAAATCCTTACCCAAGAGGTTTGTATCATTTCATACCAGTGATTCACTCCCTTGATTGTTGCTTCTTGCTTTGCCTCCTGACGAAGAAATCATAGTTTCCCACCAACTTCCCTGTCTGCCCGAAGTGTTGTCATTACTCAATACCAAGCCAGCATGCTTAGAGTTCATCACCATGCTACCGTTCCTCTGCACTAAACTATCTTATTCGATCCATTTAATTCCACCAGGAACCAGCTTTTGATATGAAGAAGAAAGCACGTTATACATTGTGATCATTTTTTTAGTTCATTTTTAAAATTTACACTGCCTCAACAATACCAATTTGCGAACTCCTAAGATTTGGTCAAATGTCTGTGGGTTTGATAATAAGAGAAGCAAATAACTATTTACTAATCAAGCTGGCACTCTTATTAGATTGAACTAAGTACTTTCATGACACATTTGGAGTTCCATAGCACATGGAGCACATGCATGTTGTGTTACCTAATAGGGAGCCTCTGGCTAGGAAGTTTTCTTTCAAACTTGTACATGCTCTCTGGCTTACTCCCCTCCTTCCCAATCTGTTGGAAACAAATAAGATATGTCTGAGTTAAATATTTAATTGTGGCTGACATATATTCTGAGTTATTTTAAAAATGTTTCGACCTTGTTTGCTAGGCAAAAATCTCATGAATGGGCACATGAATGATTTATGCACACGGTAAATGGGCTGTTTTTTGTTTGTCAATAATGCACGTCAAACTAATAATTTTATGGCGTCTTTTCTGTTGCGGACTCATATGTGTTTGCAATGTTGATTTTGtaatgttgtgtattgtttgtTATGCTGGTAACCTCATAATTCAAGTTTACTTAGTATCTATTTGATGGTGCTGCATATAGGTTCCATATTTGAAGCTGACAGGTCCTACGCGTGCTGTTGTATTGGTGGATCCTGTGACCTTTGAGGTTGATCTGAAAGTTAAGGGCACTACCCAAGCTGAGGATGAATGTTTGAGCTTTCTAGCAGTACGTCACATCAACTTTACATCACTTCAGTCAAAACTCATTGAAAATGATTACGCAAGCAAGCTTAGCACGTTGGAGTTTGAAATTGGCCACATCGTTTATTCGGTTGAGGCAACTATATTCGTGAGAGTCAGGACAGGGTCATGGCCATCTGGTTTCCGTGCCCAAATTGCTGCCCGCACAGCCAGCATAGGCAAGGCAGAAGTCATCCTACTTGATTCTGGGGATGATAGAGTCCATGTTGCTTGTGATGGCAGTATCAGGCTTTCACGATGTGTCGCATCAGTCGAGATTACTGGAAAGTTGGAGGTTTGTGTGAAGGCCGGCCGAGGTGAGGAAATTGTCGTGGGCAAGAAAAAGGTATTCAAGCCTAAGAAGGATGGTGCAAGCCATGGCACTCTTGGTGTTGGCTTCTGCACATTGGATATTACTGTTGCTTGGTCCATTGTTTCAGTAAACATGTGAAGTTGCTAATGTATCTGTTGCTAATGTAATTTGGAACGGTGGGAGTATATCTTGCATCTCAAATCTATCTATCTAGAATAACCAAAACGACATATAGTTTGGAACGGTGGGGGTGCTTGTACTTTATCATTTCAAATTATTTTACTTTCTGTCATGTATATTGCCATGCTGAATTTACACACACATATAACATTGTGTTGGCAGCAGCTGTATCATGTGCTCTCTCCTAGCTGGCAATATGAATTCTGTTCACTTTTATTTTGGTTAAAAGAAAAGTCTTTCATAGGAACCTAGCGCTTGCCTAGCAAATTTTAGAATGGGCTATGGAAGAAATGAATTGCGTGGTCGCGATTAGCAGGGCCTCGCCCCTGAACAAACATTTACCAGCCAGCCACCTCCAAACCACCGTGGCTGAACAGAGGATAAGCAATTCAACAAAGAACGCATGAATTGAGAGGATGGGGAAAATGAAGAGACTGACAACaggcaatcttttttttttttgagattgacAACAGATAATCACTTACACGAGGGGCCAGATTGTCAGcggtaaaaagaaaataaaaatcctCACATACATAGGGCGCTGCATCAGACGGATAAAAATGACAAATCAAAATGCATGCTGGTGGCGGGGCTGGCGCTGGGCTCCATCTTCTACGACCTCGGCGAGGACAAGGTGGCGGAGCGCGTGGGCCTCTTCGCCTTCCTGCTCACCTTCCTGCTGTCGTCCACGACGGAGGCGCTGCCAATCTTCCTGCAGGAGCGCGAGATCCTGGCCAAGGAGACGTCGTCGGGGGCGTACCGCGTGTCGTCGTACGCGGTGGCCAACGCGCTGGTGTTCCTGCCCTTCCAGCTGGCGCTCGCCGTGGTGTTCGCGGCGCCGGTGTACTGGCTGGCGGGgctgcggcgcacggcggcggcgttcggctACTTCCTGCTGGTGGCGTGGCTCATCCTGTACACGGCCAACTCGGTGGTGGTCGGCGGCGCCGGACTTCGTGGTGGGCAACGCGGCGATCCAGGGGGTCAGGggctccttcttcctcttctcggGCTACTTCATCGCCAGGTCGGCCATGCCGGGGTGTTGGGTGTTCATGCACTACCTGTCGCTCTTCAAGTGGCCGTTCGAGGCGCTGCTGGTGAACgagttcgccggcggcgggaggtgcGCGGTGCGGCTGCTGGGCGCCTGCGTGGCGACGGGGGACGAGGTGCTGCGGCGCGAGGGGCTCGGCGAGGAGTGCAGGTGGCGCAACGTGGGGGTCATGGTGGCCTTCATGGCGGTCTACAGGGTGCTGGGCTACGCCGTGCTCAGGGTCAGGTGCAAGTGCAGCAGAGCCAGAGGGGGCATGGCCAATTCAAAAGCCGCTAGTGTGATTGACTGATCAAATTCAAATGTGCTAGCCGCGCCAGACGATGTATAACAGTGGAAAGCACAAACAAGCTCTGCGAACTGAAACACTTGGAGGGGAACAGCAGTCACCACTAAGCTCATGTAGAGCAGCAGAACCGTATAGTAGACGACTACAAGTTTGACATACCACAAAACTAATTCTCACCTAACAAATGTAGGAACATGTTTACATGCCAAAGAGTTATGTTGATCAACGACAGTAAACCAGCAATATCTAACAATTACCATCATCATTTTCATCAGCATCTTGCAACAAAGCTAAACAGCTATGCTCAATGTAGCAACACCGACAAATTGAAAAGCTTTCTCCATAATCTTTCTTGCATGCAAGctcttacaaaaaaaaaagaaacaggaGAGGTTATGAAGCGGAAGCAGAAGTCTCTACTCAGAATTTAACCAAAACACAAACAGGCGCAGTCATCCTCCTCTTCCCATCCCttctctgcctctgcctcttcctcttcctcctcctgctcctcctccccttcctccaccTCCTGCTGCTTGCTGCGGTCCcggtccccttcctcctcctcctcctcctctgcctcctccccttcctcctggTGCTGCTTCTTGCTGCAGTCCcggtccccttcctcctcctctgcctc from Panicum virgatum strain AP13 chromosome 7N, P.virgatum_v5, whole genome shotgun sequence includes the following:
- the LOC120681408 gene encoding ABC transporter G family member 5-like, coding for MLVAGLALGSIFYDLGEDKVAERVGLFAFLLTFLLSSTTEALPIFLQEREILAKETSSGAYRVSSYAVANALVFLPFQLALAVVFAAPVYWLAGLRRTAAAFGYFLLVAWLILYTANSVVVGGAGLRGGSAMPGCWVFMHYLSLFKWPFEALLVNEFAGGGRCAVRLLGACVATGDEVLRREGLGEECRWRNVGVMVAFMAVYRVLGYAVLRVRCKCSRARGGMANSKAASVID